The Apium graveolens cultivar Ventura chromosome 6, ASM990537v1, whole genome shotgun sequence genome contains a region encoding:
- the LOC141668147 gene encoding two-component response regulator ORR24-like isoform X1, with the protein MYRVLAVDDDATSLKIAEACLKRCSYKVMAVTHAFQALSLLGGRKNDGESSYDLILADVHMPDMDGFELLKYVNDNFNIPVILVSADEKTDFIFNGLKNGAPSYLFKPLKTDDVKNLWQYSILWKNKQNYACRRCNEASVPRSIFFSSSNKDVEEASKEMKIKKPVWPATLHNRFVEAILILGATNAIPKKILEVMNVPTLGREQVASHLQKFRKFMERVLDGETSLEETSKYWIDVNYYSRIVGGNPNYILLNQLREKRRTGRIAAPIQASLPLPPLNEAGVSSSMNGNNTVFMQNNFSSTVNVAIPTPDLGGVTFQNALNVAAPNYNTTVPQINCHTFQSIVNGEFIRGTSIFPSTNLIVPSSSTIPVLNQTISEKPFDVGFEGRNFKFGENNFNNINLQIGNVLFNDSNVASTYSANQHGISRMNVEQIMQPDPNLQNSFDAYQFGNTDQQVLQFGGYVPMPDGSWIINQHNQGKRLWR; encoded by the exons ATGTATAGAGTTTTGGCTGTGGACGATGATGCGACATCATTAAAGATTGCAGAAGCCTGTCTCAAGAGATGCAGCTATAAAG TTATGGCAGTGACTCATGCTTTTCAAGCATTAAGTCTACTCGGTGGACGAAAAAATGACGGAGAATCATCGTATGATCTGATTTTAGCCGATGTACACATGCCCGACATGGACGGCTTTGAacttttgaaatatgttaatGATAATTTTAACATACCTGTCATAC TGGTATCTGCAGATGAAAAGACTGATTTCATATTTAATGGACTAAAAAATGGAGCCCCCAGTTACTTATTCAAGCCTCTTAAGACTGACGACGTGAAAAACCTTTGGCAATATTCTATATTATGGAAGAACAAACAAAATTATGCTTGTAGAAGATGCAATGAAGCAAGTGTACCAAGAAGTATTTTCTTTTCTTCTAGTAATAAAGATGTAGAAGAAGCATCAAAGG AGATGAAGATTAAAAAACCTGTTTGGCCTGCAACCCTTCATAATCGCTTTGTGGAAGCTATTTTAATCCTTGGCGCTACAA ATGCTATTCCGAAAAAGATATTGGAAGTGATGAATGTACCTACACTAGGCCGGGAACAAGTGGCCAGCCATTTGCAG AAGTTTCGGAAATTCATGGAAAGGGTTTTAGATGGAGAAACAAGTCTTGAAGAAACTTCGAAGTACTGGATAGATGTTAATTATTACTCAAGAATTGTAGGAGGAAATCCCAATTATATTCTACTTAATCAACTTCGTGAGAAACGAAGGACTGGTAGAATAGCAGCTCCAATTCAAGCTTCCCTGCCCTTACCACCATTAAATGAAGCAG GGGTTTCTTCTAGCATGAACGGGAATAATACAGTGTTCATGCAAAATAACTTTTCATCTACCGTGAATGTAGCTATACCAACACCGGATCTTGGAGGTGTTACTTTTCAGAATGCTCTAAATGTAGCTGCACCAAACTACAATACTACAGTGCCACAAATAAATTGTCATACTTTTCAGAGTATTGTCAATGGGGAATTTATTAGAGGTACTAGTATATTTCCTTCAACAAATCTTATTGTACCTTCTTCTAGTACTATTCCCGTTCTCAATCAAACAATCTCCGAAAAACCATTTGATGTTGGGTTCGAAGGTAGAAACTTTAAGTTCGGTGAGaacaatttcaacaacattaaTCTACAG ATCGGAAATGTGCTATTTAATGATTCAAATGTGGCAAGTACATATAGTGCTAATCAACATGGAATTTCAAGAATGAATGTTGAACAG ATTATGCAACCGGACCCAAACTTACAAAATTCATTTGATGCATATCAGTTTGGTAACACAGATCAGCAG GTGCTGCAATTTGGTGGTTACGTACCAATGCCTGATGGAAGCTGGATTATCAATCAACATAATCAG GGAAAAAGATTATGGAGATGA
- the LOC141668147 gene encoding two-component response regulator ARR14-like isoform X2 produces the protein MYRVLAVDDDATSLKIAEACLKRCSYKVMAVTHAFQALSLLGGRKNDGESSYDLILADVHMPDMDGFELLKYVNDNFNIPVILVSADEKTDFIFNGLKNGAPSYLFKPLKTDDVKNLWQYSILWKNKQNYACRRCNEASVPRSIFFSSSNKDVEEASKEMKIKKPVWPATLHNRFVEAILILGATNAIPKKILEVMNVPTLGREQVASHLQKFRKFMERVLDGETSLEETSKYWIDVNYYSRIVGGNPNYILLNQLREKRRTGRIAAPIQASLPLPPLNEAGVSSSMNGNNTVFMQNNFSSTVNVAIPTPDLGGVTFQNALNVAAPNYNTTVPQINCHTFQSIVNGEFIRGRNFKFGENNFNNINLQIGNVLFNDSNVASTYSANQHGISRMNVEQIMQPDPNLQNSFDAYQFGNTDQQVLQFGGYVPMPDGSWIINQHNQGKRLWR, from the exons ATGTATAGAGTTTTGGCTGTGGACGATGATGCGACATCATTAAAGATTGCAGAAGCCTGTCTCAAGAGATGCAGCTATAAAG TTATGGCAGTGACTCATGCTTTTCAAGCATTAAGTCTACTCGGTGGACGAAAAAATGACGGAGAATCATCGTATGATCTGATTTTAGCCGATGTACACATGCCCGACATGGACGGCTTTGAacttttgaaatatgttaatGATAATTTTAACATACCTGTCATAC TGGTATCTGCAGATGAAAAGACTGATTTCATATTTAATGGACTAAAAAATGGAGCCCCCAGTTACTTATTCAAGCCTCTTAAGACTGACGACGTGAAAAACCTTTGGCAATATTCTATATTATGGAAGAACAAACAAAATTATGCTTGTAGAAGATGCAATGAAGCAAGTGTACCAAGAAGTATTTTCTTTTCTTCTAGTAATAAAGATGTAGAAGAAGCATCAAAGG AGATGAAGATTAAAAAACCTGTTTGGCCTGCAACCCTTCATAATCGCTTTGTGGAAGCTATTTTAATCCTTGGCGCTACAA ATGCTATTCCGAAAAAGATATTGGAAGTGATGAATGTACCTACACTAGGCCGGGAACAAGTGGCCAGCCATTTGCAG AAGTTTCGGAAATTCATGGAAAGGGTTTTAGATGGAGAAACAAGTCTTGAAGAAACTTCGAAGTACTGGATAGATGTTAATTATTACTCAAGAATTGTAGGAGGAAATCCCAATTATATTCTACTTAATCAACTTCGTGAGAAACGAAGGACTGGTAGAATAGCAGCTCCAATTCAAGCTTCCCTGCCCTTACCACCATTAAATGAAGCAG GGGTTTCTTCTAGCATGAACGGGAATAATACAGTGTTCATGCAAAATAACTTTTCATCTACCGTGAATGTAGCTATACCAACACCGGATCTTGGAGGTGTTACTTTTCAGAATGCTCTAAATGTAGCTGCACCAAACTACAATACTACAGTGCCACAAATAAATTGTCATACTTTTCAGAGTATTGTCAATGGGGAATTTATTAGAG GTAGAAACTTTAAGTTCGGTGAGaacaatttcaacaacattaaTCTACAG ATCGGAAATGTGCTATTTAATGATTCAAATGTGGCAAGTACATATAGTGCTAATCAACATGGAATTTCAAGAATGAATGTTGAACAG ATTATGCAACCGGACCCAAACTTACAAAATTCATTTGATGCATATCAGTTTGGTAACACAGATCAGCAG GTGCTGCAATTTGGTGGTTACGTACCAATGCCTGATGGAAGCTGGATTATCAATCAACATAATCAG GGAAAAAGATTATGGAGATGA